CCATAGATGTTTAGATGGAATAGACTCCATTAATAATACTGCTAAACTTATTGGCGTTGACAATAGCACCTTAAGAGAATGGATTAGAAATTTTCAAGCACTAGGTGTTGATGGATTAGGTACTTCTAAGAATTCTTTTTATTCAGAAGAAATTAAGAATATAGCTGTAAGAGATTACTTAGATGGAAAAGGATCATTAGCTGATATATGTAAAAAATACAAAATT
The sequence above is drawn from the Proteiniborus ethanoligenes genome and encodes:
- a CDS encoding helix-turn-helix domain-containing protein, producing MGRKGAFTTNEKLEYVHRCLDGIDSINNTAKLIGVDNSTLREWIRNFQALGVDGLGTSKNSFYSEEIKNIAVRDYLDGKGSLADICKKYKI